In Anaerolineae bacterium, the genomic window CTGAGCTGGCCGGCGAGGACCCGTTCGAGCAAACCCTGATTCAGCTCTATCAGCGGGTGCGGCCTTCGGTGGTCAATATCAGCGTCACAAAGATGGTGAGCATAGAGGATACTCCCTCCGATGAAGGGGAGAGTTACATAGATATCACGGAAGGCTCCGGCTTCATTTATGACAGCGCCGGCTATATCGTCACCAACCATCATGTGATCGAGGGCGCGCTGGACATCCAGGTTACCCTGTTCAGCGGGGAGGAACTGCCGGCAGAGGTGGTGGGAAGCGACTTGTACAGCGACCTGGCGGTGCTGAAGGTGGAAGCGCCGGCGGAGCTTCTCCCGCCGGTGGAGCTGGGCGATTCCGACCAGGTGCAGGTCGGCCAGCGCGCCATCGCCATCGGCAATCCCTTCGGCTTTCAGCATACGGTGACGGCCGGCTTCGTCAGTTCGGTGGGGCGTGTCATCCAGCAGGAGACCGGTTACTCGATCCCCTACATGATCCAGACCGATGCGGCCATCAACCCCGGCAACAGCGGCGGCCCGCTGTTAGACTCCCGGGGGAGGGTCATCGGCGTGAACACGCTCCTGTATTCCCAGACCGGCACCTCCGCCGGCGTCGGGTTCGCCATCCCGGTCAACCTGGTCAAGCGGGTGGTGCCGGCGCTCATCTCGCAGGGCTATTACGAGCATGCCTGGCTGGGGGTGTCCGGCATCTCCCTGAATCGGCG contains:
- a CDS encoding trypsin-like peptidase domain-containing protein, whose protein sequence is ELAGEDPFEQTLIQLYQRVRPSVVNISVTKMVSIEDTPSDEGESYIDITEGSGFIYDSAGYIVTNHHVIEGALDIQVTLFSGEELPAEVVGSDLYSDLAVLKVEAPAELLPPVELGDSDQVQVGQRAIAIGNPFGFQHTVTAGFVSSVGRVIQQETGYSIPYMIQTDAAINPGNSGGPLLDSRGRVIGVNTLLYSQTGTSAGVGFAIPVNLVKRVVPALISQGYYEHAWLGVSGISLNRRVAEAANLPYTRGALVETVMPDSPAEQAGLRGGTHAVEVPGYLEPVLIGGDIITAFDGYPINSFDDLISRLENASPGQTVTLTVMRDDKPMRIRVTLGRRPGP